The following is a genomic window from Actinomycetota bacterium.
TTCAGTAGGAAGCCCGTTCCCGGCACGACGATGCCGTTGCCGCCGATGGACTCGATCGTGAACGTGTACGAGACGACGTTGCCGCGGCCGTCGGCGACCGTCAGGTGCGTCGTCGATCCCGAACGCTCCACCGTCACCGCTGCTTCGCCGCGTGAGCTCGACGAGGAACCGTTGTAGGGGTACGGGTCACCGGGCGCGACTGGGCTGGTCGCGGCCTCCTCGGTGATCAGCTCCCGCCGCTCCGCCGCGAATCCCTCAGACAGGAGACCCCGCAGCGGCACCGCGAAGTAGGCGGGGTCCGCCACATACGCGTTGCGGTCGGCGAAGGCGAGGCGCGCCGCCTCCAGCATGTAGTGGAGAACCTGCTCGCGCGGCAGGTTACGGAGGTCGTAGCCCTCGAGGATGTTCAGGGCTTCGCCGATCGTGGAACCGCCGCTCGACGGCGGACCCATGCCAAACACGTCGACGCCGCGGTAGTTGACCCGCGTTGGCTTGCGCTCCAGCGACCTGTACGCCTCTAGGTCGCGCAGCGTCATGACGCCGGGGCGCCAGGTGTGATCCGCTTCGGGCGTAAGCGGCGGCTGCTGTACCGCCTGCACCATCGCGCGCGCTATGCCGCCCTTATAGAAGACGCGCGGCCCCCGCCTCGCGATGCGCTCGTAGGTCCGGGCGAGGTCCTCGTTGCGGAAGACCGTCCCCACGTCTGGAGGCGTCCCATCCGGGTCCAGGAAAACCGAGCGAGTCGTCGAGATGTCGTCGAAGTACGGCACGTTCCCGTTGACCTGGTCGAAGAAGACCTGGTCGACGACGAAACCTTCGCGCGCCCTCCGGATCGCGGGCCGCAGCAGTTTCGAAAGAGGTCTCGTCCCGTAGCGGCGCAGCGCCTGCGCCCAGCCGCGCACGGTCCCGGGGACACCCGCGGACAGGCCGCTGAAGCGTGCGTCGTTGAAGGGCAGAGGCTCGCCGTTCTCGAAGAACGACTCCGGATGCATCGCGAACGGTGCTCTCTCGCGGTGGTCGATCGTCGTGACCTTCCCGCTGGCCGCGTTGTAGATGACCATGAAGCCGCCGCCGCCGATCCCCGCCGAGAACGGTTCGGTGACACCGAGCACGGCAGCTGCCGCGACCGTAGCGTCGACCGCGTTGCCGCCACGCTTCAGGATGCGGATCGCGGGCCGCGATGCGAGCAGCTCCACCGTCGCGACCGCGCCGCCTGTTCCCGTCGCGACCGGCTGCTTCTCGGCAGCTCCGACCCCAGGGACGGCCAAGCCGCCGACCGCAGTGACGAGTAGAAGCAGACCTGCCAAAACCGAACGCGATATGCGCCGCATGACCCCCCCTTGCTCCGCGCCGCCCGAAGCGGCTCGCCCACCTGCGACTGTAACTCCGGTCGGCTACCCGGGCGACCCGGAAGTAGGAGGTTGGAGCGGTCGCTCGCGGATCCGTGCTTGCGGATAGCCCTACGGCTAAACCGCCATCGCTATCCCAAAGAAGGTCTTCAGCGGCGCCGGAGCAGCGGTCGCTACGTTCCTATACTCGGTGGCTGCACAGCTTTGGTGGGGTACCGAAGCGGCCATAACGGGCTCGCCTCGAAAGCGAGTGTGGGTGCAAGCCCACCGTGGGTTCAAATCCCACCCCCACCGCCCACGTTTTGAGCGCGCGAATCGTGGCTATACGACCATTCGCGCGCTCAAAATCTCGGCCGATATCCTCTTCGGCGGAGACGTGCGTGAGCGGCCGAAACGGCACGACTGGAAATCGTGTGATCCGAGAGGATCCAAGGGTTCAAATCCCTTCGTCTCCGCCACGGGTACTCTCGTAACCGGCCGTGCTAGGCGGGGGGGTCGGGGTCCCCTACACCGGAAATCCTCGATACGCCGGGCTGATCAACCGTCGGCGGCCGACGAGGGACCGTGCAGCCCTCGGTAAGCAGCGTTGATGGTCGGGTCCCGCGCGACCCGGAGCCGTGAACCCGGTCAGGCCCGGAAGGGAGCAGCCGTAAGCGGTGTACCGGGAGTGCCGCGGGGTAACCGGGCCGGAGCCGGCTGCCGGGGATAGCGGCGGCCGTTCGTCGGTCCACGGCGGGGGCACGGCCGTCACCTTCTCTTAGCGTTTCTCTTCGCGCACCGCGGGGTCTCGTCAGACACCGCATCTAGGATGAGCTCGATGGCGTACCTGTCTCTCTATCGCAAGCACCGGCCCCAGAGCTTCGCCGAGATCCTCGGTCAAGATCACGTCTCCGCGACGCTTTCGAACGCCGTGAACGAGGGGCGTATCGCCCACGCCTACCTCTTCACCGGCCCCCGCGGAACGGGCAAGACCAGCACCGCGAGGATCCTCGCGAAGGCCTTGAACTGCGAGCGCGGTCCCACCTCCGATCCGTGTCAGGTATGCCGCTCCTGCGTCGCGATCACAGAGGGATCGTCGCTCGACGTGTTCGAGATGGACGCGGCCTCTCATTCGGGCGTCGACGACACCCGCGAGATCCTGGCGGGGGTTGCGCTCGGGACCGCCGGCAGCCGCAAGAAGGTCTACGTGATCGACGAGGTCCACATGCTGACGACGCAGTCGTTCAACGCGCTGTTGAAGACGCTGGAGGAGCCGCCGGACCACGTCTTGTTCGTGCTGGCGACGACCGAGTCGCACAAGGTGCTGCCCACGATCGTCTCTCGCACGCAGCGCTTCGACTTCCGCCGCTTGAGCGCCGATGTGCTCGAACAGCATCTCTCCAACGTGGCGAAGCTCGAGAACATCGAGATCGAGCAAGAGGCCCTGGCGCTGATCGCGCGCCACGCGGACGGGAGCGCTCGTGATGCGCTGTCGGCGCTGGACCAGCTCTCCAGCTTCGGCGGCGCGATAACTCTGCTCGATGCCGAAGGCTTGCTGGGCAAGAGGGCCGAGGACGCCTTCATCGAGATCTTCGACGCGATAGCGGCCGCGGACGTAGGGGCCGTGTTCCGGTGTATCCAGTCCTTCGTCGCTGAGGGCAAGGACCTGCGCCAGCTGGCGTTCGACGCGCTCGAGCACACTCGGTCGCTGCTGTTGCTGAAGGCGGCTCCCGATGCGGAGGCTCTCTTGGATGTGGGGGCCGAGGACCGTCCCCGGCTGCTGGCTCAAGCAGACTCCTTGTCGGGAGGCGACCTTCTCCGGACGCTCGATCTTCTGGGCAAGGCGATCATCGAGATGCGAAACGCTCCGAACCACCGTCTCCTGCTGGAGGTCGCGCTGGTGCGGGCCGCGGCCCCCGAGACCGACCCGTCGCCCAACGGCTTGCTCGGGCGGATCGAGCGGCTCGAGCGCCGTATCGGCATCGCCGACCCCGCGTCCCCGGAGCCTGTCGCCCCTGGCCCCGTTGCGGCTCTCGCTCCGGCCGCCGCCGCACCGGCAGCACCTAAGGTCGAGGCGCCGCCTGCTTCGCCTCCTGCGGAACGCCCCGGACGCAGCGACCAGCCACCCCAGTCGAACGCCCCGCAGCAGCAGCCGGGCCAGCCCTCACCAGAGCAGGTCACCGAAGCTCCCGCCGAGGACGCGGTCGGCGCGCAGATTCCAGCCGCGGCGCCGACGCCGCAGCCGTCGCGTCCTGCGGGTGTCGGCGTCGTCGGCTTCGGCCACGTGCGCGACGCGTGGGGGGCGGTCATGAAGGAAAGCAACAAGGTCTCGAAGCGGATCGGGGCCTACTTGCACTCCTCGCGGCCGTTCTCGATGGAGGGCGACGATCTGGTGGTTGAGGTGCAGTCCGGGTTCCACGCTCAGGCGATGAGCGAGCAGAAGAACAAAGAGGTGCTCGCGTCTGCCGTCTACGCGGCCCTCGGGATCAGACCGCAGCTTCGCTTCGTCGAGCGGGGCAAGGACCCCGCCGTGGCGCCGGCAGATCCTGCGGCGGACGGATCCGACGAGATCGAGGACTACGCCGACGCGCAGCCGATCGAGGGCGGTGAACATGATCCGCTGGAGCTCGTGAAGAAGGGGCTCGGCGCAGAGGTCGTGGAAGAGAGGGGAGCCGGATGAGCAAGGACCTTCAGCGCATGATGAAAGAGGCGCAGAAGATGGCCGCGCAGATGCAGAGGGCGCAGGAGAGCCTCGCGGAGACCGAGGTCGAGGGCAGCGCGGGTGGCGGCGCGGTAAAGGTTCGGGCGACGGCCGACGGTCACGTGCTGTCGGTCGAGCTGGACCCGGAGCTTCTGACCGACGTCGAGGAAGACGACGTCGAGATGATCGGCGACACCATCACGGCCGCGGTCAACGACGCTCTGAACAAGGGGCGGGAGGCTCAGGAGCAGGCGATGGGCCCGCTCGCCGGCGGCATGGGGAACCTCGGGATCCCCGGGCTCGGCTAGAGCTCCGACTCGTGTTCGCAGGGCCCATCCAGGACCTCATCGACGAGCTTGCGCGGCTTCCCGGGATCGGCCCGAAGAGCGCACAGCGCGTGGCGGTCTACCTCTTGAAGTCGGCGCCGGCCGAGGCACACCGGTTGGCGCAGTCGATCGTCGAGGCGAAGGACAAGGTCACGTTGTGCCGCGTTTGCTTCAACTTCTCCGATTCGGAGCTCTGCGGGTACTGCAGCGATCCGAGGCGCGACCCCTCCGTCATCTGCGTCGTTCAAGAGGCCCCCGACATCGTCGCGATCGAGCGGACGCGTGAGTACCGCGGGCTGTACCACGTGCTCCAGGGGGCGGTCCATCCGCTGGAGGGTGTGCGGATCGAAGACCTCAGGGTGACCGAGCTGCTCGAGCGGATCCGGGGCCAGGCCTCGTTCGACGGGAACCAGGGCGTGCGTGTGGAAGAGGTCATCCTCGCGACCAACCCGAACGTGGAGGGTGAGGCCACGGCGATGGAGCTGCTACGCCTCTTGGCGCCGCTGCCGGTCCAGGTCACGCGGCTGGCGAGCGGTTTGCCCATCGGCGGAGACCTCGAGTTCGCCGACGAGGTGACGCTGGGGCGGGCGCTGGAGGGCCGGCGCCGCTTGGGGGGCTGAACCCCTTATCAGAAAATCGCGGCCTGTAGGAGGATTTGCGGGTCGAGTGTCTAAGTGTCGTCGCATAGGGTAGTCAGACAGACACACCCAGTTACTTACAGGCGGAAGGTACGCACGGGGATGAGCGAGCGCGAGAGGTACCCGAGCGTCAGGCCGTACCTCGGCCAGTCTCTGGCCGCGACCGCGGCCGTCATCCTGATCCCGGTGTTGGTCGTGCTCGCGCTGATGGCGGTCGCCGACCCGAACGTGCTCGTCGTCGCCGCCGTCGGCGTCCTCACGGCGCTGACGGTGATCGTGATCGGCACCGCCCTGTGGATGCGGCGACCGGACACCGCCTTCATCAGCTTCAGCGACCTCATGATCACGCGCTGGCTGCAGCGCCGGCGCGCCGAGAACCAACTCGTCGAAGGCACGCGCTTGCTCGGCCTCGATCCCGCGGGACAGCCGGTCGACCAGGCCAAGGTGAGCCCCGAGGAGCAGCTGCAGGTCCTGAAGGACCTCACCGCCGCGCTCGAAGCGAAGGACCCGTACACGCATGGACACTCGCAGCGCGTGGAGCGTCATGCCTACCGCACAGCCGCGGCTATGCACCTTTCGGACGCGGACATCGAAGACGTTCGTAAAGCCGCCGCGCTCCACGACGTTGGCAAGATCCGCGTCTCGGATCGCATCCTGCGCAAGGAGGGACCGCTCACCCAGGACGAGCGCAAGATGATCGAGGAGCATGCCGTCGTCGGCGCGTGGATGGTGTCAAGCGTCGGCAACGCCGATGTGATCGCCGCGGTGCGTCATCATCACGAGCACTGGGACGGGAGCGGTTATCCGGATGGCGTAGCGGGAACCGACATCCCGCTTTTCGCCCGGATCATCGCGGTCGCCGACGCCTACGATGCGATCAACTCTACGCGTCCCTACCGCGCCAGCTGTGGACGCGACCAGGCGGTTCAGATCCTGCAGGCGGAATCAGGCCGGCAGTTCGACCCTCAGGTGGTCGAGTCCTTCCTCTCCGCCCTCCCGACGCGCCTTCCGGTTGCGGCAGGATTGCTGGTTGCGCTCGCCGGGCCGCACCGCTTGCTGCGCGAGCTCTTCGCCTGGTTCCGCCGCTTCGGCGCCGGGAGCCTCAGCCCCGCGGTAGGCGCCGCCGGTGCAGCAGTCGTGCTGGGCGCGTCGGTGTTCACGCCCAGCCTCCCGCAGCAGCAGCGCGAAGCCCCTCCACGGGTGGCGGCAGCCGAAGAGGCCGAGCGCGAGGTGGTCCTCGGCACTCGAGTGAAGCGCTCCGCGAAGACGAAGCAGGTCCAAACCGTCTCGGCTCCCGCTCTGCAGGCACGCAATCCGCGCGCAGAGAACGTCGAGCGCGTGCCAGCGGCCCCTGCTTCCCAGCGGGATCAGACAGATCGAGAGGTCGCCGTCGAGGCTGCCGCCGACGCGATCGTCCCCGCTCCGGATCAACCGAAGCCCGAGTCGCAACCGAAGCCCGAGTCGCAACCGAAGCCGGAGTCGCAACCGAAGCCCGAGCCCGTCAAGCAGGAGCAATCTCCGCCTCCGAGCCCGCACGAGGGGTGCGCCCCGGGGCACGCGCAAGCCAAAGGCAAGGGTCACCAGAAGCACGACGACTCGAACTGCGGCTAAACGCTTCAGCTGTCCGCAGCTTTCTCCACCACCCCCTTAGGCTGATTCCATGGCCCTGATCGTGCAGAAGTACGGCGGTACCTCCGTCGGAGATCCCGAACGCATCAAGAGCGTCGCGGCGCGCATAGTCGCGGCCGCGGAGGCGGGCCAACAGGTGTGCGTGGTGGTCTCGGCGATGGGGCACACGACAGACCAGCTGGTCGACATGGCCGCGCAGATCTCTCCCGCGCCGTACGCCCGCGAGCTGGACATGCTGCTGTCGGCGGGCGAGCGGATATCGATGGCGCTGTTGTCGATGGCGATCATCGAGCTGGGCCGCGAGGCGATCTCCTTCACCGGATCCCAGGCGGGGATCGTCACCGACACCACCCACGGCAAGGCGCGCATCGTCGAGGTCCGGGCGCGCCGCGTTATCGAAGCGCTGGAGACAGGCAAGATCGTGATCGTCGCCGGGTTCCAGGGCGTCTCGACCGCGCTCGACGTCACGACGCTTGGGCGCGGAGGCTCCGACACGACGGCGGTGGCGCTGGCCGCGGCGCTGAAGGCCGACGCGTGCGAGATCTACACCGACGTCAGCGGCGTCTACACCGCCGACCCGCGCATCGTTCCGGAGGCCACGAAGTTGCACGCGGTGACGTACGAGGAGATGTTGGAGCTGTCCGCATCCGGCGCGAAGGTGCTGATGCTTCGCAGCGTCGAATACGCTCGGAACTACGGCGTAACGATCCACGTCCGCTCGTCGTTCAGCGACGAGAAGGGCACGTGGATCAAGAAGGAGGATGAGCGCATGGAGCAAGCGATCATCTCCGGGATCGCTCACGACACCTCGGAAGCAAAGGTGACCGTTCTCGGGGTGCCCGACCGACCGGGGGTCGCGGCTCGCGTGTTCAGGCCGCTGGCCGACGAGGGCGTGAACGTCGACATGATCGTCCAGAACGCGTCCTCCGACGGCCGCACCGACATCTTCTTCACGCTTCCGAAGGAAGACCTGCGGCGCGCCGAGCCGATCCTCCAGAAGGTTGCTTCCGAGGTCGGGGCCGAGGGGGTATCGACGGATCCCGACATCGCCAAGGTGTCGCTCGTCGGGGCCGGGATGAAGACGCACCCGGGAGTTGCGGCCAGCATGTTCGACGCTCTCGCCGATGCCGGTATCAACATCGAGATCATCTCGACCTCTTCGATCCGCGTCTCGTGTGTGGTGCGAGCGTCAGAGGTAGCGAAGGCGGTGCAGGTCATCCACGACAAGTTCGAGCTCTCCACCGCGGCGATTCGGCGCGAGATGCACCCGGTCACCGCGACCGGCGAGTTCGAAGCGCTGAAGGACGCGCCGTGAGGGTTGCGCTGGTAGGTGCTACCGGTGCGGTGGGAACCGAGATCCTCCGCATCCTCGAGCAGCGCGAATTCCCGCTCGATGAGCTCGTACCGATCGCGTCGCCCCGCAGCGCCGGGCGCAGGCTTCCGTTCCGCGATGGCTCGATCGAGGTGGTCGCGCTCGCGCCGGAGGTCTTCGACGACGTGGAGATCGCGCTGTTCGACGTGCCGGACGAGTTGGCTACGGAATGGGCGCCGGTGGCGACCGCGCGTGGCGCGGTCGTGGTGGACAACTCCGCGGCCTGGCGGATGCACGACCAGGTCCCGTTGGTGGTCCCGGAGGTGAACCCGGCAGCCGTCGGTGACCGGCCGTTGAACATCATCGCGAGCCCCAACTGCACGACGCTTGCGATGGTCGTGCCTCTGGGGGCTCTGAACGAGCGGGCGAGGGTGAACCGTCTGATCCTGGCGTCGTACCAAGCTGCTTCGGGTTCGGGCGTGGGCGGCATCGACGAGCTGTGGGACCAGACGCAGCGCGCGGCCAAGGAGCAGGAGAAGGTGCGCGAGGGCCTGGCGCGCGACTTCCTTGATCCCGGCGACACGTTCAAGCACCCGATCGCGTTGAACGTGATCCCGCAGTGTGGCTCGCTGAAGCACGACGGCTACACCAGTGAAGAGTTGAAGCTGTGTCACGAGACGCGCAAGATCATGGGCCTGCCCGAGCTGCGCGCGACCGCGACGTGCGTGCGGGTTCCGGTGGTCGTGGGACACGGTGTCGCGGTGCATGCGGAGTTCGACGAGCCGATCACTCCGGACGAAGCGCGCGACATCCTTGCTGCCGCCGCCGGGGTCGAGGTCCTCGACTACCCGGCCGACGGCATCTATCCCACGCCGCTGATCGCGGCGGGGGAGGATCCCTGCTACGTGGGCCGCATCCGGCAGGACCTGTTCGACCCGCGCGCGCTGGAGTTCTTCTGCGTTGCCGACAATCTGCGCAAGGGGGCCGCGCTCAACACCGTGCAGGTGGCAGAGCTGCTGATCTCGTAGGGCGCTACGAGCCGAGCTCGGCTTCGGGATCGGGACCGGGCTCGGGGACCCCCGGTGCCGGCGGTGCACCTCGCAGTGACATCGCGCACGCGATCCCCGCGATGGCTCCCTCCGATGCGGCCGCCTGGATCAGCTGCTCGCCCGGCGTCATGTCCCCCGCGGCGTAAACCGCCTCGACCGATGTTTCGCCGTGCGCGCCCACCTGTACGTAGCCCATGTCGTCGACCTTGCAGCCGAGCTCTTTGGCGAGCTGGTTACGGGGCTCGTGCTTGATCGAGAAGAAAGCGCGCTGCGCCGGGATGGTGCGGCCGGACTCGACGGTTGCTGCCGTCATCCTTCCGTCTTCGACGTCGAAGCCGGTCACCTTCTCTTCGACGATCTCGACGTTGTGGCGGTTCAGGGCCGCCTCGCAACCGCGGTCGCCTTCGAATTCCTCGCCGTTCGTGACCAGCGTGACGCGCGCGCCCCACTCCAACAAGTCGAGGGCGTAGCCCGCGGTGTGCTCGCCCCAGCCGATCGCAAGGACGTCGAGATCAGAGCTTTCGTAGCCATCGCAACAAGAGCAATGGAAGATGTGCTCTCCGTAGAGCTCCATGAAGCCTGGGATGTCCGGCGTGACGTCCTTGACACCACACGCGAGCAAGATCCGCCGCGCAACCAGCTCTCCTTCGTCCGTCGCGACGTGGAACTCGCCGTTGCTTCGGACGATCTTCTGGACGTTCGTGTGGACGCGCCTGACGGTGTCGTACCGATCTACGTCACCCTCCGCCGCAGCCCGGACCTGCTCGGGGCTCCACCCGTCGCTTCCGAGGTAGCCGTGGGTCGCGCTGACGAAGCGGTTACGAGGTTGTGCGACGTCTATGACGACGGTTCGGCGCCGGTAGCGGCCTAACCAGAGCGCGGCGGCCAGCCCGGCGGGCCCTCCGCCGACGACAACGACATCCTCCACCGCGACCTCCACTCGTAGCTGATCTGGTAGTCCCGCCTAGGTTTCCGAGGTGACGACGCCGCTAAACCTCGGCGAAGCCGGCGGCCGCAGTGTGGTCCACGCCTCTGGTTCCCTGCGCCCCGCCCAGGTAGGTTAGTTGGATGAAGCTGCCATACCGCTCGCCTCTCGTGGCGCTCGTAGGGGCGCTGCTGTCGGTCAGCCTCTCGGGTGCTGGAGTGGCCGCGCCGCTCGTGATGTCCCACGATCGCAGCGACAATTCCTACTCGTTCAGCTACGACGCGGCTTCGGGCGAGATCGGCGACGCTGCATCCGCGCTCCGGATCCGCCGCGACGACCCCGTCGCCTTCGTGATCTACATCCGCGAGAACGAGGACGCCGAGGTCGGCGAACGCCTCAAAGCGCAGCTGTTACTGGGCTTGAACAAGAAGAAGGTCGTCCGCTACAACGGCACCTTCTCTTTCGAGATCACGGACGGCGCGGGCACGGTGGTGTACAGCGATGAGGCGAACAGACTGATCGTTCTGCGTCCCAAGCCGGGCGAGCGGCGGGCGCGGTTGACTTTCCTCTTCGATCTTCCCAGCGGCAGCTACAGCGCCCGCGGTTTCTTCGACCGCTAGCGGCGTCCCCCGCGACCGCCTCGCTCACCCGAAACCGAGCCCGGCACATGAAGCTATGCGCCCCCTGTGACCACAGACCCTTCGCGCCACCACGTAGCGCTGCTCCCCGGTGACGCACCGATTTTGCTGCGCCCGCGAGCACTCCGAGCGGGAGGGAGTGGGGCCTCGGCGACGAACCTGGACGTATCGGACGTACGTCGCCACCCTGTGGAGGGATCACGAAGATGACTTCAGTTGTGGACAAGATGGCGCGCCGCGCCGCCGCCGTTCTAGTCGTGGTCGCGGTGGTCGCCGGCCTCGCCCCCGTCGCCCGGCCCGCTGAGACCCAG
Proteins encoded in this region:
- the ggt gene encoding gamma-glutamyltransferase, whose protein sequence is MRRISRSVLAGLLLLVTAVGGLAVPGVGAAEKQPVATGTGGAVATVELLASRPAIRILKRGGNAVDATVAAAAVLGVTEPFSAGIGGGGFMVIYNAASGKVTTIDHRERAPFAMHPESFFENGEPLPFNDARFSGLSAGVPGTVRGWAQALRRYGTRPLSKLLRPAIRRAREGFVVDQVFFDQVNGNVPYFDDISTTRSVFLDPDGTPPDVGTVFRNEDLARTYERIARRGPRVFYKGGIARAMVQAVQQPPLTPEADHTWRPGVMTLRDLEAYRSLERKPTRVNYRGVDVFGMGPPSSGGSTIGEALNILEGYDLRNLPREQVLHYMLEAARLAFADRNAYVADPAYFAVPLRGLLSEGFAAERRELITEEAATSPVAPGDPYPYNGSSSSSRGEAAVTVERSGSTTHLTVADGRGNVVSYTFTIESIGGNGIVVPGTGFLLNNELTDFDYGSTTHPNRVQGGKRPRSSMSPTIVLQNGRPLLAVGSPGGSTIITTVLQILINRLDLGMTLPEAIAEVRLSQRNTPTTLAEPAFLDSPEAEALRARGHEFTSIPEIGAATGIEYLTRRLLRAAAEPTRRGGGSALVVNPQ
- the dnaX gene encoding DNA polymerase III subunit gamma/tau, with amino-acid sequence MAYLSLYRKHRPQSFAEILGQDHVSATLSNAVNEGRIAHAYLFTGPRGTGKTSTARILAKALNCERGPTSDPCQVCRSCVAITEGSSLDVFEMDAASHSGVDDTREILAGVALGTAGSRKKVYVIDEVHMLTTQSFNALLKTLEEPPDHVLFVLATTESHKVLPTIVSRTQRFDFRRLSADVLEQHLSNVAKLENIEIEQEALALIARHADGSARDALSALDQLSSFGGAITLLDAEGLLGKRAEDAFIEIFDAIAAADVGAVFRCIQSFVAEGKDLRQLAFDALEHTRSLLLLKAAPDAEALLDVGAEDRPRLLAQADSLSGGDLLRTLDLLGKAIIEMRNAPNHRLLLEVALVRAAAPETDPSPNGLLGRIERLERRIGIADPASPEPVAPGPVAALAPAAAAPAAPKVEAPPASPPAERPGRSDQPPQSNAPQQQPGQPSPEQVTEAPAEDAVGAQIPAAAPTPQPSRPAGVGVVGFGHVRDAWGAVMKESNKVSKRIGAYLHSSRPFSMEGDDLVVEVQSGFHAQAMSEQKNKEVLASAVYAALGIRPQLRFVERGKDPAVAPADPAADGSDEIEDYADAQPIEGGEHDPLELVKKGLGAEVVEERGAG
- a CDS encoding YbaB/EbfC family nucleoid-associated protein — translated: MSKDLQRMMKEAQKMAAQMQRAQESLAETEVEGSAGGGAVKVRATADGHVLSVELDPELLTDVEEDDVEMIGDTITAAVNDALNKGREAQEQAMGPLAGGMGNLGIPGLG
- the recR gene encoding recombination mediator RecR, with translation MFAGPIQDLIDELARLPGIGPKSAQRVAVYLLKSAPAEAHRLAQSIVEAKDKVTLCRVCFNFSDSELCGYCSDPRRDPSVICVVQEAPDIVAIERTREYRGLYHVLQGAVHPLEGVRIEDLRVTELLERIRGQASFDGNQGVRVEEVILATNPNVEGEATAMELLRLLAPLPVQVTRLASGLPIGGDLEFADEVTLGRALEGRRRLGG
- a CDS encoding HD domain-containing protein, whose translation is MSERERYPSVRPYLGQSLAATAAVILIPVLVVLALMAVADPNVLVVAAVGVLTALTVIVIGTALWMRRPDTAFISFSDLMITRWLQRRRAENQLVEGTRLLGLDPAGQPVDQAKVSPEEQLQVLKDLTAALEAKDPYTHGHSQRVERHAYRTAAAMHLSDADIEDVRKAAALHDVGKIRVSDRILRKEGPLTQDERKMIEEHAVVGAWMVSSVGNADVIAAVRHHHEHWDGSGYPDGVAGTDIPLFARIIAVADAYDAINSTRPYRASCGRDQAVQILQAESGRQFDPQVVESFLSALPTRLPVAAGLLVALAGPHRLLRELFAWFRRFGAGSLSPAVGAAGAAVVLGASVFTPSLPQQQREAPPRVAAAEEAEREVVLGTRVKRSAKTKQVQTVSAPALQARNPRAENVERVPAAPASQRDQTDREVAVEAAADAIVPAPDQPKPESQPKPESQPKPESQPKPEPVKQEQSPPPSPHEGCAPGHAQAKGKGHQKHDDSNCG
- a CDS encoding aspartate kinase, whose protein sequence is MALIVQKYGGTSVGDPERIKSVAARIVAAAEAGQQVCVVVSAMGHTTDQLVDMAAQISPAPYARELDMLLSAGERISMALLSMAIIELGREAISFTGSQAGIVTDTTHGKARIVEVRARRVIEALETGKIVIVAGFQGVSTALDVTTLGRGGSDTTAVALAAALKADACEIYTDVSGVYTADPRIVPEATKLHAVTYEEMLELSASGAKVLMLRSVEYARNYGVTIHVRSSFSDEKGTWIKKEDERMEQAIISGIAHDTSEAKVTVLGVPDRPGVAARVFRPLADEGVNVDMIVQNASSDGRTDIFFTLPKEDLRRAEPILQKVASEVGAEGVSTDPDIAKVSLVGAGMKTHPGVAASMFDALADAGINIEIISTSSIRVSCVVRASEVAKAVQVIHDKFELSTAAIRREMHPVTATGEFEALKDAP
- a CDS encoding aspartate-semialdehyde dehydrogenase — its product is MRVALVGATGAVGTEILRILEQREFPLDELVPIASPRSAGRRLPFRDGSIEVVALAPEVFDDVEIALFDVPDELATEWAPVATARGAVVVDNSAAWRMHDQVPLVVPEVNPAAVGDRPLNIIASPNCTTLAMVVPLGALNERARVNRLILASYQAASGSGVGGIDELWDQTQRAAKEQEKVREGLARDFLDPGDTFKHPIALNVIPQCGSLKHDGYTSEELKLCHETRKIMGLPELRATATCVRVPVVVGHGVAVHAEFDEPITPDEARDILAAAAGVEVLDYPADGIYPTPLIAAGEDPCYVGRIRQDLFDPRALEFFCVADNLRKGAALNTVQVAELLIS
- a CDS encoding NAD(P)/FAD-dependent oxidoreductase: MEDVVVVGGGPAGLAAALWLGRYRRRTVVIDVAQPRNRFVSATHGYLGSDGWSPEQVRAAAEGDVDRYDTVRRVHTNVQKIVRSNGEFHVATDEGELVARRILLACGVKDVTPDIPGFMELYGEHIFHCSCCDGYESSDLDVLAIGWGEHTAGYALDLLEWGARVTLVTNGEEFEGDRGCEAALNRHNVEIVEEKVTGFDVEDGRMTAATVESGRTIPAQRAFFSIKHEPRNQLAKELGCKVDDMGYVQVGAHGETSVEAVYAAGDMTPGEQLIQAAASEGAIAGIACAMSLRGAPPAPGVPEPGPDPEAELGS